One genomic region from Rattus norvegicus strain BN/NHsdMcwi chromosome 10, GRCr8, whole genome shotgun sequence encodes:
- the Tmem101 gene encoding transmembrane protein 101: protein MASKIGSRRWMLQLIMQLGSVLLTRCPFWGCFSQLMLYAERAEARRKPDIPVPYLYFDMGAAVLCASFMSFGVKRRWFALGAALQLAISTYAAYIGGYVHYGDWLKVRMYSRTVAIIGGFLVLASGAGELYRRKPRSRSLQSTGQVFLGIYLICVAYSLQHSKEDRLAYLNHLPGGELMVQLFFVLYGVLALAFLSGYYVTLAAQILAVLLPPVMLLIDGNVSYWHNTRRVEFWNQMKLLGESVGIFGAAVILATDG, encoded by the exons ATGGCTTCGAAGATTGGTTCGAGACGCTGGATGCTGCAGCTAATCATGCAGCTGGGTTCCGTGCTGCTCACGCGCTGCCCCTTTTGGGGCTGCTTCAGCCAACTCATGTTGTACGCTGAAAGGGCCGAGGCGCGCCG GAAGCCGGACATCCCAGTGCCTTATCTATATTTCGACATGGGGGCAGCTGTGTTGTGTGCTAGCTTCATGTCCTTCGGAGTGAAGCGGCGTTGGTTTGCGTTGGGCGCCGCACTCCAGCTAGCCATTAGCACCTATGCCGCTTACATCGGGGGCTATGTCCACTACGGGGACTGGCTAAAG GTCCGTATGTATTCCCGCACAGTTGCCATCATTGGTGGCTTTCTGGTGCTGGCCAGCGGGGCTGGAGAGCTGTACCGCAGAAAGCCCCGAAGCCGTTCTCTGCAGTCCACTGGCCAGGTGTTCCTGGGCATCTACCTCATTTGTGTG GCCTACTCGCTACAGCACAGCAAGGAGGACCGGCTGGCGTACCTGAACCATCTTCCAGGAGGGGAGCTGATGGTCCAGCTCTTCTTCGTGCTTTATGGGGTCCTGGCCCTGGCCTTCTTGTCAGGTTACTATGTGACCCTGGCCGCCCAGATCCTGGCTGTGTTGTTACCTCCTGTCATGCTTCTCATTGATGGCAATGTCTCCTATTGGCACAACACACGGCGTGTCGAGTTCTGGAACCAGATGAAGCTCCTTGGCGAGAGTGTGGGGATCTTCGGGGCTGCCGTCATCTTGGCTACCGATGGCTGA